The following nucleotide sequence is from Vibrio fluvialis.
TGTAATCGGCGTTAAAGTTTGGATCTTCAAAGGTGAGATTCTAGGCGGTATGCCAGCTGCTAACGCAGTAGAGCCAAAGGCTGACAAGCCTAACAAGAAGCCGCGTAAAGGCCGTAAGTAAGGAGTCGACAGATGCTACAACCTAAACGTACTAAGTTCCGTAAGGTTCATACAGGTCGTAACCGTGGTCTGGCAAAAGGTACAGAAGTAAGCTTCGGTTCTTTTGGTTTGAAAGCTGTAGGCCGTGGTCGTCTAACTGCTCGTCAAATCGAAGCGGCACGTCGTGCGATGACGCGTCACATTAAGCGTCAAGGTAAAATCTGGATCCGTGTGTTCCCAGACAAGCCAATCACAGAAAAACCACTAGAAGTTCGTCAAGGTAAGGGTAAAGGTAACGTTGAGTACTGGGTAGCCCAAATCCAACCTGGTAAGGTTATGTACGAAGTTGATGGTGTACCTGAAGAACTGGCTCGTGAAGCGTTCCGTCTAGCGGCGCGTAAACTGCCATTCAAGACTACATTTGTAACTAAACAGGTGATGTGATGAAAGCACAAGATCTACGCGAGAAAAGCGTTGAAGAGCTTAATGCAGAGCTACTGAATCTGCTTAAAGAGCAGTTCAACTTGCGCATGCAAGCTGCAACTGGTCAACTACAGCAAACTCATACTCTGAAAGCTGTCCGCCGTGATATCGCACGTGTGAAAACTGTTTTGACTGAGAAGGCAGGCGCATAATGAGCGACAAAATTCGTACCCAACAAGGTCGTGTTACTAGCGACAAGATGGACAAGTCTATCACTGTTGCTATCGAGCGTTTCGTAAAGCACCCAATCTACGGTAAATTCGTTAAGCGCACGACTAAAGTACACGCACATGATGAGAACAACGAATGTGGCCTAGGCGACTTAGTTGAAATCAAAGAGTGTCGTCCACTGTCTAAGACTAAGTCTTGGACTTTGGTGAAAGTAGTAGAAAAAGCAAAAATCTAATTTAGCTTGAACTACTAAAAAAAGCGGCCCCAATTATTTTTGGGGCCGCTTGTTTTTTGACTACCCAATCACAAAAAAGGGTGGTACAAT
It contains:
- the rplP gene encoding 50S ribosomal protein L16 gives rise to the protein MLQPKRTKFRKVHTGRNRGLAKGTEVSFGSFGLKAVGRGRLTARQIEAARRAMTRHIKRQGKIWIRVFPDKPITEKPLEVRQGKGKGNVEYWVAQIQPGKVMYEVDGVPEELAREAFRLAARKLPFKTTFVTKQVM
- the rpmC gene encoding 50S ribosomal protein L29, with amino-acid sequence MKAQDLREKSVEELNAELLNLLKEQFNLRMQAATGQLQQTHTLKAVRRDIARVKTVLTEKAGA
- the rpsQ gene encoding 30S ribosomal protein S17, with protein sequence MSDKIRTQQGRVTSDKMDKSITVAIERFVKHPIYGKFVKRTTKVHAHDENNECGLGDLVEIKECRPLSKTKSWTLVKVVEKAKI